In Pseudoalteromonas sp. MM1, a single window of DNA contains:
- a CDS encoding M48 family metallopeptidase — protein sequence MSEYARYFTGYPANIVEQVLSLINNNKVCDYLLKKYPHAHTITTDKLLYSYATELKKQYLKNAPPFGRAAFKKQGDMVTNALGTHTYRMQGKTRKHDLAINSDLLRAPEPLLKALVVHELAHFKEKDHNKSFYKLCCHMEPQYHQLELDLRIFCVVVAMGENPYT from the coding sequence ATGAGTGAATACGCACGTTACTTTACCGGCTATCCCGCTAATATTGTTGAGCAAGTATTAAGCCTTATAAATAACAACAAGGTATGTGACTACTTACTTAAAAAGTACCCACACGCGCACACCATAACCACCGACAAACTACTTTACAGCTACGCCACCGAACTTAAAAAACAGTATTTAAAAAATGCCCCACCGTTTGGCCGCGCTGCATTTAAAAAACAAGGTGATATGGTCACCAATGCACTCGGTACACACACCTACCGCATGCAAGGTAAAACCCGTAAGCACGATTTAGCCATAAACAGCGATTTACTGCGCGCCCCCGAGCCACTGTTAAAAGCGCTAGTCGTACACGAGCTCGCCCACTTTAAAGAAAAAGATCACAACAAAAGCTTTTATAAACTGTGCTGCCACATGGAGCCGCAGTATCATCAGTTGGAGCTGGATTTACGGATATTTTGTGTGGTGGTAGCGATGGGAGAGAATCCTTATACTTAA
- the fadE gene encoding acyl-CoA dehydrogenase FadE: MTLIFTLGLIALLSIAVYHRASWNTALGVSAATLLIGTFAGAFGLISWLIFLIIAVPLSVTGIRQQYIIKPIFTTFKKVTPSMSDTEKSAIDAGTTWWEADLFCGNPDWKKLHQYPVPKLTIEEQAFIDGPVEVVCSMLDDWEATHELTDLPQDVWQYLKDNKFFAMIIKKEYGGLEFSAFAQSCVLQKLTSKSTLLSSIVGVPNSLGPGELLQHYGTEDQKNHYLPRLAQGQEIPCFALTSPEAGSDASSIPDYGVVCKGQWNGEEVVGISLTWNKRYITLAPVATVLGLAFKLQDPDGLLSDNKEPGITCALIPTNTPGVEIGRRHFPLNVPFQNGPTRGKDIFVPLDYIIGGPEMAGQGWRMLVECLSVGRAITLPSNSAGGIKTIAVATGAYSRIRRQFRLPIGKMEGVEESLAKLAGYAYSSDAAVSMSTGAVDLGEKPSVVSAIIKYHLTEQMRESTIHAMDVLGGKGIMLGPNNYLGRGYQGAPIAITVEGANILTRNMIIYGQGAIRCHPFVLTELGACEIEDREEALNVFDKALMGHIGFTMSNLVRTKWLALTGARFTSVPYKDDTAEFYRIASRFSASLALMSDISMAVFGGSLKRKERISARLGDLLSYLYLVSATLKRYNDEGRKQEDLALVKWSCQDHLYHCQRALADLINNMPSAPLRGVLKVLLFPFGRPVRKPTDKLEHKLAQLLQVPSETRNRLASYVYLKDEPLNLVGRQEQTLKDVLAVEPLFERVCKEKGIKLPFFQLDKVAQMGLEAGILSQAEADKLTAVEKARLDVINVDDFDPADLLAGKAARKSEETKADAA; the protein is encoded by the coding sequence ATGACACTCATATTTACACTCGGTTTAATCGCACTGCTCAGCATCGCGGTTTACCACAGAGCGAGTTGGAACACAGCACTTGGTGTTTCTGCCGCAACATTATTAATTGGTACCTTTGCAGGTGCTTTTGGTTTAATTAGCTGGTTGATCTTTTTGATCATCGCAGTGCCTCTTTCTGTTACTGGCATTCGTCAGCAATATATAATCAAGCCGATTTTTACTACCTTTAAAAAAGTAACGCCAAGCATGTCTGACACTGAAAAGTCAGCAATCGATGCCGGTACTACGTGGTGGGAAGCTGATTTATTTTGTGGTAACCCAGATTGGAAAAAGCTACACCAATACCCAGTACCAAAGCTCACTATTGAAGAGCAAGCCTTTATTGATGGCCCAGTAGAAGTAGTATGTAGCATGCTAGATGATTGGGAAGCAACACACGAGCTTACCGACCTTCCACAAGATGTATGGCAATACCTAAAAGATAATAAATTCTTTGCCATGATCATCAAAAAAGAATACGGCGGTTTAGAGTTTTCTGCGTTTGCACAATCTTGTGTTTTGCAAAAGTTAACCAGTAAATCAACACTGCTTTCTTCAATTGTAGGTGTACCAAACTCATTAGGTCCGGGTGAATTATTACAACACTACGGTACTGAAGATCAAAAAAACCATTATCTACCGCGCTTAGCCCAAGGCCAAGAAATTCCATGTTTTGCATTAACCTCGCCAGAAGCAGGTTCTGATGCAAGCTCAATTCCAGACTATGGTGTTGTGTGTAAAGGACAATGGAACGGTGAAGAGGTAGTAGGTATTAGCCTTACCTGGAACAAACGTTACATTACCCTTGCTCCTGTGGCTACTGTACTTGGTCTTGCCTTTAAACTACAAGATCCAGATGGTTTACTAAGCGACAACAAAGAGCCAGGCATTACCTGTGCACTTATTCCAACTAACACGCCTGGTGTTGAAATTGGACGTCGTCACTTTCCACTTAACGTACCATTTCAAAATGGCCCGACTCGCGGTAAAGATATATTTGTACCACTTGATTACATTATTGGCGGACCAGAAATGGCCGGCCAAGGCTGGCGCATGCTAGTTGAATGTTTATCGGTGGGCCGTGCAATTACATTGCCGTCAAACTCTGCCGGTGGCATTAAAACAATTGCCGTAGCGACAGGTGCATACAGCCGTATTCGTCGTCAGTTCCGCTTACCTATTGGTAAAATGGAAGGTGTTGAAGAGTCACTGGCTAAACTTGCAGGTTACGCTTACAGCTCAGATGCAGCTGTTAGCATGTCTACCGGTGCAGTTGATTTAGGTGAAAAGCCATCGGTTGTTTCAGCTATTATTAAATATCACCTTACTGAGCAAATGCGCGAGTCGACCATTCATGCAATGGACGTACTTGGCGGTAAAGGGATTATGCTTGGGCCAAATAACTATTTAGGTCGTGGCTATCAAGGTGCCCCTATTGCTATAACAGTAGAAGGTGCCAACATCTTGACCCGTAATATGATTATTTATGGTCAAGGTGCAATTCGCTGTCATCCATTTGTACTAACAGAGCTTGGTGCGTGTGAAATTGAAGACCGCGAAGAAGCGCTTAACGTATTTGATAAAGCGCTAATGGGCCACATTGGCTTTACTATGTCTAACCTTGTACGTACTAAGTGGCTTGCGCTTACCGGTGCTCGTTTTACTAGCGTACCGTATAAAGACGACACCGCAGAGTTTTACCGTATAGCGTCACGCTTTAGTGCATCACTTGCGCTTATGTCTGACATTAGCATGGCGGTATTTGGTGGCTCGCTTAAACGTAAAGAACGTATTTCTGCACGTTTAGGTGACTTACTAAGCTACTTATACTTAGTGTCTGCAACGCTTAAACGTTATAACGACGAAGGCCGTAAACAAGAAGATTTAGCTTTAGTAAAATGGAGCTGTCAGGATCACCTTTACCACTGCCAACGTGCCCTTGCTGATTTAATTAATAACATGCCATCTGCCCCACTACGTGGTGTATTAAAAGTATTGTTATTCCCGTTTGGTCGCCCGGTTCGTAAACCGACCGACAAACTTGAGCATAAACTAGCACAACTATTACAAGTACCAAGCGAAACGCGTAATCGTTTAGCAAGCTATGTTTACTTAAAAGACGAGCCACTTAATCTTGTGGGCCGTCAAGAGCAAACACTTAAAGATGTACTTGCTGTAGAGCCGTTATTTGAAAGAGTATGTAAAGAAAAAGGCATTAAACTGCCATTCTTCCAACTTGATAAAGTAGCGCAAATGGGCCTTGAAGCTGGCATATTAAGCCAAGCAGAAGCTGACAAGTTAACTGCTGTAGAAAAAGCTCGTTTAGATGTGATTAACGTAGATGACTTTGACCCCGCTGATTTATTAGCAGGTAAAGCCGCACGTAAAAGCGAAGAAACAAAAGCAGATGCCGCTTAG
- the purM gene encoding phosphoribosylformylglycinamidine cyclo-ligase: MSEQKQSLSYKDAGVDIDAGNALVERIKGVVKKTRRPEVMGGIGGFGALCEIPEGYKQPVLVAGTDGVGTKLRLAIDLKKHDTVGIDLVAMCVNDLIVQGAEPLFFLDYYATGKLDVDTAADVVTGIGKGCEISGCALIGGETAEMPGMYDGEDYDMAGFCTGVVEKSKIIDGTKVAAGDQLIALASSGPHSNGFSLIRKVLEVSNADTNQVIDGKTLGEHLLEPTRIYVKPLLELFKQVDVHALSHITGGGFWENIPRVLPDSAKAVVKGDSWQWPTVFNWLQENGNITTHEMYRTFNCGVGMVLVVPGDALEQSLSILKELGENAWHLGEIHDAAPGEEQVEIVGGAK; this comes from the coding sequence GTGAGCGAACAAAAACAGTCATTAAGCTATAAAGATGCGGGCGTAGATATCGACGCTGGTAATGCACTTGTTGAGCGTATTAAAGGCGTAGTTAAAAAAACGCGTCGTCCAGAAGTAATGGGCGGAATTGGTGGTTTTGGCGCTCTTTGCGAAATTCCAGAAGGTTACAAACAGCCAGTACTAGTAGCAGGTACTGACGGTGTAGGTACTAAACTACGTTTAGCTATCGACCTAAAAAAACACGACACTGTTGGTATTGATTTAGTTGCAATGTGTGTAAACGATTTAATAGTACAAGGCGCTGAACCCCTGTTTTTTCTAGATTACTACGCAACAGGTAAACTAGATGTAGACACAGCAGCCGATGTAGTAACCGGTATTGGTAAAGGCTGTGAAATTTCGGGCTGTGCGCTAATTGGTGGCGAAACCGCTGAAATGCCAGGTATGTACGATGGTGAAGACTACGACATGGCCGGTTTTTGTACCGGTGTAGTAGAAAAATCTAAAATTATTGATGGCACAAAAGTAGCAGCCGGCGATCAACTTATTGCCCTTGCCTCTAGCGGTCCGCACTCAAACGGCTTTTCTTTAATTCGTAAAGTGCTTGAAGTATCAAACGCCGATACGAACCAAGTTATTGACGGCAAAACACTAGGCGAGCACTTACTTGAGCCAACCCGTATTTACGTTAAACCTTTACTTGAGTTATTTAAGCAAGTAGACGTGCATGCCCTATCGCATATTACTGGCGGTGGCTTTTGGGAAAACATTCCGCGCGTATTACCCGATTCTGCAAAAGCAGTAGTTAAAGGTGATAGCTGGCAGTGGCCAACCGTTTTTAACTGGTTGCAAGAAAACGGCAATATTACTACGCACGAAATGTACCGTACATTTAACTGTGGTGTAGGCATGGTATTAGTAGTACCAGGCGATGCGCTTGAACAAAGCTTAAGTATTTTAAAAGAGCTTGGCGAAAACGCATGGCACCTTGGTGAAATTCACGATGCGGCGCCTGGCGAAGAGCAAGTTGAAATTGTAGGTGGTGCTAAGTAA
- a CDS encoding DUF3108 domain-containing protein — protein MLCVGALLPTSLIAGELTQYQASYDILRKGKNHGEAVRELKKVGEQTYQLTYHSNIEWMIFSDKREETSVFTFLNNKVTPHHYNMVRTGTGPDKDYKIDFDTQNKVVTSSTSEYPLKCEWTDEFQDAISYQVQVREGLKKGETYFSFPLIDKKGNRRDYNFEVVGKEMISLPIGNVEAIKVKRLYDNDKRQALAWFAPEMDYMLVRMWKGEKGMEQFEVQMNSFTVTQPVSIPVNETSEVRSEAP, from the coding sequence CTGTTATGTGTGGGCGCTTTACTTCCTACTAGCCTAATTGCAGGCGAATTAACCCAGTATCAAGCAAGCTATGATATTTTACGCAAAGGTAAAAATCATGGCGAGGCAGTACGTGAGCTTAAAAAAGTTGGCGAGCAAACGTATCAACTTACTTATCACAGCAATATTGAGTGGATGATTTTCTCTGATAAGCGAGAAGAAACCTCTGTATTTACTTTTTTAAATAACAAAGTTACCCCTCATCATTACAATATGGTGCGTACCGGCACCGGCCCAGATAAAGATTATAAAATAGACTTTGATACACAAAACAAGGTGGTAACCAGCAGCACTAGCGAATACCCGCTAAAATGCGAATGGACTGACGAATTTCAAGATGCTATTTCATATCAAGTACAAGTACGCGAAGGCTTAAAAAAAGGCGAAACTTATTTTTCGTTTCCGCTTATTGATAAAAAGGGCAATCGCCGCGACTACAATTTTGAAGTGGTTGGCAAGGAAATGATTTCGCTGCCAATTGGTAACGTAGAAGCGATAAAAGTAAAACGTTTATACGATAACGATAAACGACAAGCTCTTGCTTGGTTTGCGCCAGAAATGGATTACATGCTAGTACGTATGTGGAAAGGTGAAAAAGGCATGGAGCAGTTTGAAGTTCAAATGAATTCATTTACTGTTACCCAACCTGTTTCTATTCCAGTAAACGAAACCAGCGAAGTAAGATCAGAAGCGCCGTAA
- a CDS encoding class II glutamine amidotransferase, with protein sequence MCELLGMSANVPTDICFSFSGLLERGGNTGPHKDGWGITFYEGKGCRTFKDPEPSYQSEIAKLVKAYPIKSVSVISHIRQGNRGRVCLENTHPFTRELWGREITYAHNGQLSNYHDLKPEYYRPVGNTDSELAFCWLLDKIREKYPKRPSNMASVFRYAAKLSHTLREKGVFNMLLTDGVFVLAYCTNNLHYITRRAPFGKATLIDADMVVDFNEETTPNDIVTVIATRPLTNDERWQKMQPGEFALFKMGELI encoded by the coding sequence ATGTGTGAATTACTTGGCATGTCGGCCAACGTACCAACGGATATTTGTTTTAGTTTTTCAGGTTTATTAGAACGCGGTGGTAATACCGGCCCGCATAAAGATGGCTGGGGTATTACGTTTTACGAAGGCAAAGGCTGTAGAACCTTTAAAGATCCTGAACCGAGCTACCAATCAGAAATTGCCAAATTGGTAAAAGCCTATCCCATTAAAAGTGTGTCGGTCATTAGTCATATTCGCCAAGGAAACCGTGGTCGAGTGTGCCTTGAAAATACCCACCCGTTTACCCGCGAGCTTTGGGGGAGGGAGATCACATATGCACATAATGGCCAGTTATCTAACTATCACGATTTAAAACCAGAGTATTATCGCCCAGTGGGCAACACCGACAGTGAACTGGCGTTTTGTTGGCTGCTTGATAAAATTCGTGAAAAATACCCTAAACGTCCCTCCAATATGGCCTCTGTTTTTAGATACGCTGCAAAGCTTTCGCATACGCTGCGTGAAAAAGGCGTATTTAATATGTTATTGACCGATGGCGTATTTGTATTGGCGTATTGCACTAATAACTTACATTACATAACGCGCCGTGCGCCATTTGGTAAAGCTACATTAATTGATGCTGATATGGTGGTTGATTTTAACGAAGAAACCACACCAAACGATATAGTTACAGTAATAGCTACACGGCCATTAACTAACGATGAGCGGTGGCAAAAAATGCAGCCAGGGGAGTTTGCGCTATTTAAAATGGGTGAGCTTATTTAG
- a CDS encoding ATP-binding cassette domain-containing protein has translation MIEVIGLHKQFAENILYNGYNVRFCAPKICIEAPNGQGKTTLLMMLAGLETYESGELLFSGNALTEPHKQVAIASDSIALPPFLTAKQIINLSSNTFGCCWPTAIVDGFSFNEFLNTRFDALSSGNQKKCQLILALMRDAPYLLLDEPSAALDQASIEYLLILLDKYLIDKPSGQIIITCHEPAPFIKHSFECMPL, from the coding sequence ATGATAGAAGTCATTGGGTTACATAAACAGTTTGCTGAAAACATATTGTACAATGGTTATAACGTGCGATTCTGTGCACCTAAAATATGCATCGAGGCACCTAATGGCCAAGGGAAAACCACGCTATTGATGATGTTAGCGGGGCTTGAGACTTACGAAAGTGGTGAGCTTTTGTTTTCTGGAAACGCATTAACCGAACCACATAAGCAAGTTGCTATAGCCTCCGACAGTATTGCTTTACCCCCCTTCTTAACAGCAAAGCAAATAATTAACTTATCTTCAAATACATTTGGCTGTTGTTGGCCAACAGCTATAGTTGATGGATTTAGTTTTAATGAATTTCTAAATACACGCTTTGACGCCCTATCATCAGGTAATCAAAAGAAATGTCAGTTAATTTTAGCGCTTATGCGCGATGCACCGTATTTACTGTTAGATGAACCCAGTGCAGCGCTTGATCAAGCGAGTATTGAGTATTTATTAATTTTACTTGATAAGTATTTAATCGATAAGCCAAGCGGACAGATAATTATAACCTGTCACGAACCTGCACCATTTATTAAACATAGCTTTGAGTGTATGCCTTTATGA
- a CDS encoding DUF6136 family protein has product MIANLKQSIGQYRSFMDYRFQAYKTELTQLLLQLKSFGLLFLVVLGSSILGLILLLFLGLGKIIDSSDAPQYGAQMAWLYLLLQSVMLSAMKSAIKNSAQRAFQQTLVKPYWLGLMDIKLLLLSHGWLIASLVIAVDLSINQWLKVPHFLVFILLQFILGILCLYKPLALVYGFLLSAIWLMLPFDVTPLIYQCGFVLLFALSTSMAPFNFAAKLDLSSLTGFWLMFFIHNSWTLIWRGALLLCVFMASEVLLQERANLAVIFSILSLAFVVLFSSSLQFDCSRLHQQYSVFFKMQNKQTAFFIGQFFPSIIVLLLSLIVFFALYNQASGLLLLSGIVWCLLQQVIAQKKPAHYALVWMITTGGLLATLT; this is encoded by the coding sequence ATGATTGCAAATTTAAAACAATCGATTGGCCAATATCGCTCTTTTATGGATTATCGTTTTCAGGCATACAAGACTGAACTTACACAATTATTATTACAACTGAAAAGCTTTGGGCTGTTATTTTTAGTGGTGTTAGGCTCGTCAATACTAGGTTTAATATTACTACTATTTTTAGGGCTTGGAAAAATTATTGATAGTAGTGATGCACCTCAATATGGTGCGCAGATGGCTTGGCTGTATTTGTTGCTACAAAGTGTAATGTTAAGCGCGATGAAGTCCGCAATAAAAAACTCTGCCCAACGAGCGTTTCAACAAACATTAGTAAAGCCGTATTGGCTTGGTTTGATGGATATAAAGCTTTTGCTGTTAAGTCATGGCTGGTTGATTGCAAGCCTTGTTATCGCGGTTGATCTGAGCATAAACCAGTGGCTCAAAGTGCCGCATTTTTTGGTGTTTATACTATTACAATTTATCCTCGGCATTTTATGTTTATACAAACCATTAGCGCTTGTTTATGGATTTTTGTTATCCGCAATATGGCTAATGCTACCGTTTGATGTAACTCCACTGATTTATCAGTGTGGCTTTGTGCTGTTATTTGCCTTAAGTACCTCAATGGCACCTTTTAATTTTGCAGCTAAGTTAGATCTGAGCTCACTTACAGGCTTTTGGCTAATGTTTTTTATACATAACAGTTGGACTTTGATTTGGCGAGGAGCTTTATTGTTGTGCGTATTTATGGCATCTGAGGTATTACTACAAGAGCGCGCTAATTTAGCTGTTATATTCAGTATTTTGTCACTTGCTTTTGTGGTGTTGTTTAGTAGCTCATTACAATTTGATTGTAGTCGTCTACATCAGCAATATAGTGTATTTTTTAAAATGCAGAATAAGCAAACGGCATTTTTTATTGGCCAATTTTTTCCTAGTATAATTGTGCTCTTACTATCGCTTATTGTTTTTTTTGCTTTATACAACCAAGCAAGTGGTTTGTTGCTATTAAGTGGTATTGTTTGGTGCTTATTGCAACAAGTTATAGCACAAAAAAAACCAGCGCATTATGCGCTGGTTTGGATGATCACAACAGGCGGGCTGTTGGCTACGTTAACCTAA
- the purN gene encoding phosphoribosylglycinamide formyltransferase — MAPIRLVVLISGSGSNLQAIIDACERGEINGHIAAVISNKADAYGLERAKQAGIATKVLSHKDFDSREAYDAQLMNVIDSFMPNLVVLAGFMRILTPSLVQKYVGKMLNIHPSLLPKYQGLNTHQRAIDAKDDVHGVSVHFVTEELDGGPVILQAQIPVLKDDTAETLAKRVHEQEHIIYPLVVKWFSEQRLTMEADYAVLDEKQLPAHGAHYPQ; from the coding sequence ATGGCACCCATTCGCTTAGTGGTATTAATATCGGGTAGTGGTTCTAATTTACAAGCCATTATTGATGCCTGTGAGCGCGGCGAAATAAACGGACACATAGCGGCTGTAATAAGTAATAAAGCAGACGCTTACGGCCTTGAGCGAGCAAAACAAGCAGGTATTGCTACAAAAGTGCTCAGTCACAAAGATTTTGACTCGCGCGAGGCCTATGATGCGCAATTAATGAACGTTATTGACTCTTTTATGCCGAATCTAGTTGTATTAGCTGGGTTTATGCGTATTCTTACTCCTAGCTTAGTGCAAAAATATGTTGGAAAAATGTTGAACATTCATCCATCTTTGTTGCCTAAGTATCAGGGGCTGAATACCCACCAAAGAGCAATTGATGCAAAAGACGATGTTCATGGCGTAAGTGTTCACTTTGTAACTGAAGAGTTAGACGGCGGTCCGGTTATTCTTCAGGCGCAAATACCTGTACTCAAGGATGATACAGCAGAAACATTAGCTAAACGCGTGCACGAGCAAGAGCATATAATTTATCCTTTGGTGGTCAAATGGTTCAGTGAACAACGACTTACTATGGAAGCAGATTATGCAGTTCTTGACGAAAAACAACTTCCTGCACACGGCGCGCACTACCCACAATAA
- a CDS encoding DUF3334 family protein, with protein MSKSKVISTDDILATLCHSVTGVLSSASGNEISYSAMVQKITRTCMRPDIGCFVLFDGGFTGLVVTNFTAQAAMEIYGDYMRNMGMPEEEIAHSHLSDDVSNVMGELMNQIVGDFTSKVREQLHTSITQNQPKMMAINKQVQISVDTTMDRPQARRVTFTTRNQNIFYLELAMDKTEFIKLHDFDIVEAIDPDDIIENEAKQKAQKEKASETKQDDADDDFMAELGL; from the coding sequence ATGAGCAAAAGTAAGGTAATTAGCACAGACGATATATTAGCAACCCTATGTCATTCAGTGACTGGGGTCCTGTCATCAGCCAGTGGTAACGAAATTAGCTACTCGGCTATGGTGCAAAAAATAACGCGCACTTGTATGCGCCCAGATATTGGCTGTTTTGTATTATTTGATGGAGGCTTTACAGGGCTGGTGGTAACCAACTTTACTGCGCAAGCCGCAATGGAGATTTATGGCGATTACATGCGTAACATGGGCATGCCTGAAGAAGAAATTGCCCACAGTCATTTATCAGATGATGTTTCAAATGTAATGGGCGAGCTGATGAACCAAATTGTAGGCGACTTTACCTCTAAAGTGCGCGAGCAATTACATACCTCTATTACTCAAAACCAACCAAAAATGATGGCCATCAACAAGCAAGTGCAAATATCGGTTGATACCACTATGGATCGCCCACAAGCACGCCGCGTAACCTTTACCACGCGTAACCAAAACATCTTTTATCTAGAGCTGGCAATGGATAAAACAGAGTTTATTAAACTACACGACTTTGACATTGTAGAAGCGATAGACCCTGATGATATTATTGAAAATGAAGCTAAACAAAAGGCTCAAAAAGAAAAGGCAAGCGAGACAAAGCAAGACGATGCCGATGACGACTTTATGGCTGAGCTAGGGCTGTAA
- the cmoA gene encoding carboxy-S-adenosyl-L-methionine synthase CmoA translates to MSIKDSIYASEQQVKDFSFDQNVVEVFPDMIQRSVPGYATIVSTMGKLAGEYAQSNSNLYDLGCSLGAVTLSMRRNIRTDNCHIIAVDNSQAMVERCKVHLQGFKSDVPVTVTLGDINELEIQNASVVAMNFTLQFIPPLQRQAVLEKIYANLKPGGVLLLSEKIKAENEQCDNLLIDLHHDFKRHNGYSELEISQKRTAIENVMRPDTLSTHFNRLSDIGFSQTQVWYQCFNFCSMVAIK, encoded by the coding sequence GTGAGTATAAAAGACAGTATTTACGCCTCTGAGCAACAAGTAAAAGATTTTAGCTTTGACCAAAATGTGGTTGAGGTTTTTCCGGATATGATCCAGCGCTCTGTGCCTGGATACGCCACCATTGTCAGCACTATGGGTAAATTGGCGGGAGAATATGCGCAAAGTAATTCAAACCTTTACGACTTAGGTTGCTCGCTTGGTGCGGTTACTCTAAGTATGCGCCGTAATATTCGTACCGACAACTGCCATATTATTGCTGTAGATAACTCACAAGCTATGGTTGAGCGCTGCAAGGTTCATTTACAAGGCTTTAAGTCTGACGTGCCGGTTACAGTAACTTTGGGCGATATTAACGAACTTGAGATTCAAAACGCGTCGGTTGTGGCCATGAATTTTACCTTGCAATTTATTCCGCCTTTGCAGCGCCAAGCCGTGCTTGAAAAAATTTACGCTAACTTAAAACCCGGTGGCGTACTGCTACTTAGCGAAAAAATTAAAGCCGAAAACGAGCAGTGCGATAACCTATTAATTGATTTGCACCACGACTTTAAACGCCACAATGGCTACTCAGAGCTTGAAATAAGCCAAAAACGTACAGCCATTGAAAACGTAATGCGCCCCGATACCCTAAGCACTCACTTTAATCGTTTAAGCGACATTGGTTTTAGCCAAACGCAGGTGTGGTATCAATGTTTTAATTTTTGCTCGATGGTAGCAATTAAATAA
- the cmoB gene encoding tRNA 5-methoxyuridine(34)/uridine 5-oxyacetic acid(34) synthase CmoB, which yields MSQWFNQFYAAIAQSPLSHWLETLPAQLKHWQNEASHGDLPKWQKVLKNLPEVKTTHVDIATKVEIGAPGEMSEGEQKQATHLLKRMMPWRKGPFTVHGIEINTEWRSDWKWDRLLPHIEPLKGRTVLDIGCGSGYHLWRMRGEGAEFVVGIDPSDLFLCQFQAIKHYNPDENVHLLPLGVEALPELKAFDTVFSMGVLYHRRSPIDFLAQLKAQLRPGGELVLETLVIEGDENTVLVPTDRYAKMRNVWFIPSTAALKLWMERVGFKDVQIKDCAITTLDEQRKTDWMENESLVDFLDPNDTSKTIEGYPAPLRAILTAKA from the coding sequence ATGTCTCAATGGTTTAACCAATTTTACGCAGCAATTGCACAAAGCCCGCTTAGCCACTGGCTAGAAACCCTGCCCGCTCAATTAAAGCATTGGCAAAACGAGGCAAGCCATGGCGATTTACCAAAATGGCAAAAAGTGCTTAAAAACTTGCCAGAAGTAAAAACAACCCATGTTGATATTGCCACTAAAGTAGAAATTGGCGCACCGGGTGAGATGAGCGAAGGCGAGCAAAAGCAGGCCACGCACTTATTAAAACGCATGATGCCTTGGCGCAAAGGCCCCTTTACTGTACATGGTATTGAAATAAACACCGAATGGCGAAGTGATTGGAAATGGGACCGCCTGCTTCCTCATATTGAGCCACTAAAAGGCCGTACAGTATTAGATATAGGTTGTGGCTCTGGCTACCACTTATGGCGTATGCGCGGTGAAGGCGCTGAATTTGTGGTGGGTATTGACCCGTCTGATTTATTTTTATGTCAGTTTCAGGCTATAAAACACTACAACCCAGACGAAAACGTACACTTATTACCGCTTGGTGTAGAAGCCCTACCCGAGCTTAAAGCGTTTGATACGGTTTTTTCAATGGGGGTGCTGTATCACCGCCGCTCGCCAATTGATTTTTTAGCGCAGTTAAAAGCGCAGCTTCGCCCTGGTGGCGAGTTAGTGCTTGAAACGTTAGTGATTGAAGGCGATGAAAACACCGTACTAGTACCGACCGACCGCTACGCAAAAATGCGTAATGTGTGGTTTATTCCAAGTACTGCTGCACTCAAGCTGTGGATGGAGCGCGTTGGTTTTAAAGATGTGCAAATAAAAGATTGTGCAATTACTACGCTTGACGAGCAACGCAAGACCGACTGGATGGAAAACGAATCGTTAGTTGATTTTTTAGATCCAAACGACACCAGTAAAACCATTGAAGGTTACCCTGCTCCACTTCGAGCAATACTAACCGCCAAAGCATAA